The Panicum virgatum strain AP13 chromosome 5K, P.virgatum_v5, whole genome shotgun sequence genome has a window encoding:
- the LOC120709804 gene encoding uncharacterized protein LOC120709804: MMLARKYSSYSINGFDFHTEQYDESRSIQNSGVALVAESTSFERGNDDNIIIGNKTYYGIIKEIIELNYHHQGNVVLFKCAWVDNRVQNKWVKTDQFGVTTVNFRHLFNTGEKISDEPFILVSQAVQVFYVPDPIDMEWVAVLQSKPRDIYDMDNLDSEHLDNGSGIVMPLSDLNANVTVDIVNGVVPSVRNDIDGIIVDPKKSKKNLEREKMSREKGNNKQSTLSEYEQRRLANIEENKRKLDALSVPKMNTLVQHNQPKKRTKVSMKFSVTINPSAKWCSN, encoded by the exons ATGATGCTTGCACGGAAGTATAGTAGCTACAGCATAAATGGATTTGATTTCCACACAGAACAATATGACGAGAGTAGATCTATTCAAAATAGTGGGGTTGCTCTAGTTGCAGAGTCAACGAGTTTTGAAAGGGGCAATGATGATAACATCATAATAGGAAACAAGACCTATTATGGTATTATAAAGGAAATTATTGAACTGAACTATCACCATCAAGGGAATGTGGTGCTGTTCAAGTGTGCTTGGGTTGATAACCGGGTGCAGAACAAATGGGTAAAAACTGATCAATTTGGAGTCACAACAGTCAATTTTAGGCATTTGTTCAATACTGGTGAAAAGATATCAGATGAACCTTTCATTCTAGTATCACAGGCAGTTCAAGTGTTCTATGTTCCTGATCCAATTGATATGGAGTGGGTTGCTGTCCTTCAATCAAAACCAAGAGACATTTATGACATGGATAATTTGGACAGTGAGCACCTAGATAATGGAAGTGGAATAGTTATGCCATTGTCTGATCTCAATGCCAATGTGACCGTTGATATTGTTAATGGGGTTGTCCCTAGTGTTAGAAATGATATAGATGGTATAATTGTTGATCCAAAGAAGtctaaaaaaaatctagaaa GAGAAAAAATgtcaagagaaaaaggaaacaatAAGCAATCCACCCTCAGCGAGTATGAGCAGCGGCGGCTTGCAAACATtgaagaaaacaaaaggaaGCTGGATGCTCTTTCTGTCCCTAAGATGAACACATTGGTGCAGCACAATCAGCCTAAGAAAAGAACAAAGGTTAGTATGAAATTTTCTGTTACAATA AACCCATCAGCCAAGTGGTGCAGCAACTGA